In one Candidatus Leptovillus gracilis genomic region, the following are encoded:
- a CDS encoding nucleotidyl transferase AbiEii/AbiGii toxin family protein gives MIPYLKAQIEQTFIPEAQRAMVREYLQMRILQSLQNAGAMIPLAFHGGTALRLLYHMPRHSEDLDFALERQREQYDLRRYLTAIQRDLQAETYDIEIKLNERHVVHSALIRFRGLFHRLNLSPHETEVLAIKLEIDTNPPAQASLATTQVQHHVAVNLQHHDQASLLAGKLHALLQREYVKGRDWYDLYWYLSQPQWALPNFAMLNNALAQSGWENGVLTSDNWREHVQTRLAQVAWTRVVEDVQRFLMNPEELTKFSAETIKNLLLR, from the coding sequence GTGATCCCCTATCTGAAAGCGCAAATTGAGCAGACATTTATCCCGGAAGCGCAAAGAGCGATGGTGCGCGAATATCTGCAAATGCGGATTTTGCAGAGTTTGCAAAACGCTGGGGCCATGATTCCCCTGGCTTTTCATGGGGGAACAGCCTTGCGACTGCTTTACCACATGCCGCGCCATTCGGAGGACCTGGATTTTGCGCTGGAACGACAACGCGAACAGTATGATTTGCGCCGCTATTTGACCGCCATACAACGTGATTTGCAGGCCGAAACATATGACATCGAGATAAAACTGAATGAGCGCCATGTTGTCCACAGCGCCCTCATTCGTTTTCGTGGCTTGTTTCACCGGCTGAACCTGTCGCCGCATGAAACGGAAGTTTTGGCCATCAAACTGGAGATTGATACGAATCCGCCGGCCCAGGCAAGCCTGGCGACGACTCAGGTTCAGCATCATGTTGCTGTTAATTTACAGCATCATGACCAAGCATCCTTGTTAGCTGGCAAGCTTCATGCTCTTTTGCAGCGGGAATACGTCAAGGGACGTGATTGGTATGACCTTTATTGGTACTTGAGCCAACCGCAATGGGCGCTGCCCAACTTCGCCATGTTGAACAATGCTCTGGCTCAATCTGGCTGGGAGAATGGCGTCCTTACATCTGATAATTGGCGCGAGCATGTACAGACACGATTGGCGCAAGTGGCATGGACGCGGGTGGTGGAGGATGTCCAGAGATTCTTAATGAACCCAGAGGAACTGACGAAATTCAGCGCCGAAACGATCAAGAATTTGTTGTTACGGTAA
- a CDS encoding UPF0175 family protein, with translation MMWSADWTFTYLTKLHKQQPKLVNTALQGMLESNPDLAWSLVVSAYLDEEINLGKAAEMLGMHELELRDRFIELGIPLRIGPVDIAEARAEAQALSSWFSQEDNSPTP, from the coding sequence ATGATGTGGTCAGCAGACTGGACTTTTACCTACTTAACCAAATTGCATAAACAGCAACCCAAGCTGGTTAATACTGCGTTGCAGGGAATGCTTGAAAGTAATCCAGACCTGGCCTGGTCACTGGTTGTCAGTGCTTATTTGGATGAGGAAATCAATCTGGGCAAAGCGGCCGAAATGCTGGGTATGCATGAACTTGAATTGCGTGACCGCTTCATAGAGTTGGGCATTCCTCTGCGAATAGGCCCTGTTGACATAGCCGAAGCACGAGCCGAAGCTCAGGCGTTAAGTTCCTGGTTCTCTCAAGAAGATAATAGTCCGACCCCATGA
- a CDS encoding IS630 family transposase, whose amino-acid sequence MEAILALYRQEYDPKRPTVCFDEASYQLLGHVRDPILVKPGVLAKQDSEYKRNGTRNLFMIVEPKAGKRTVLITRQRKKQDFAYAMRYLVDILYPDADCIDVVMDNLNTHNTAVLIEVFGKVEADRITNRLCFHYTPPHGSWLNMAEIEIGIMRHQCLRRRLADEWTLQAELMSWEMHSNDACRKIHWGFTVEDARRVFKEYYPSKLES is encoded by the coding sequence ATGGAAGCGATTTTGGCTTTATACCGGCAAGAATACGACCCCAAACGTCCAACGGTTTGTTTTGATGAAGCCAGTTATCAATTGTTGGGTCATGTACGCGACCCTATTCTGGTAAAGCCAGGTGTGTTGGCTAAACAAGATTCAGAATATAAACGCAATGGTACTCGGAACTTGTTTATGATTGTCGAGCCTAAAGCTGGCAAGCGAACAGTACTCATAACTCGCCAGCGCAAAAAACAAGATTTTGCTTATGCGATGCGCTATTTAGTTGACATTTTATACCCTGATGCAGACTGCATTGATGTCGTCATGGACAATCTCAACACGCACAACACCGCTGTTTTAATAGAAGTTTTCGGTAAAGTAGAAGCAGATCGAATTACCAACCGCCTTTGCTTTCATTACACACCGCCGCACGGTTCATGGCTTAACATGGCTGAAATCGAGATTGGCATTATGCGACACCAATGCTTGCGCCGTCGTCTGGCCGATGAATGGACATTGCAAGCCGAACTAATGTCTTGGGAAATGCACAGCAATGACGCTTGTCGCAAAATTCATTGGGGATTCACCGTTGAAGATGCTCGTCGCGTTTTCAAAGAGTATTACCCCTCAAAATTAGAAAGTTGA
- a CDS encoding tetratricopeptide repeat protein, with protein sequence MTLRISFFGGYRVSQGAAGEGFTSQRKVMGLLAFLALEAAQVHSREFLMGLFWPELPEADARNNLRVSLARLRKSLDEGLATESPLIASRTDVGFRLSTAVAMDVASFESLLAQTEAHAHAGRPDCPTCREKLAAAAALYRGPLLQGFYLDDCPAFEEWLFVRRERLLLQAMEVLEDLAQGLEKNGRYPEATTYTRRQLEQDALYDSAQSRLLRLLAYQDQHNVALQQYQVFRTTLRNELGIEPSVELIQLAQQIQDRSLPAPGAARAPESAIHRHNLPENLTPFFGRESELAELAQRLAQPDYRLITLVGPGGAGKTRLSLEAARANLHRFPDGTFFISLAGVERVENVPAAVADVLGLLGATSQAPEEQLIQYLLARKMLLIVDNLEHLMDAVDVLLAILRRCPGIVLLVTSRQRLDVQAEDLFRLRGLPVPVPVPEQIEQAGSFDAVRLFCDRAHRVEKSFKLTVDNRGDVSAICRLVEGLPLALELAASWIRDLSPAELAQVIAENVDRLRTTMRDVAPQHRSIRAVFDYSWRLLTAEEQLLLARLSVFRGGFTQEAANLVAAATPTGLTGLRYRSLIRQSGSTRFDMHELTRQFAAEELLEMGKNVATHGFRQHADTFTNLVATQVEALHGRHPQEAVKIIQQDLDNVRQAWLWAVGDGIWPAIRASVIGLSRFYQAVGLLAEGEQMIGQALVAGRAEDDAALARELSLQIDLLLEQTRLFIQQGKLGDALLQAETAVNLAQELGDSVRRGRGLMLLGNAHAKNGALRKSVQYLEASLTEARRGQDLALEGETLRYLGTTIQSMEERVQGNLYMQQALAISREVGDRIQEQAILLYMGVNEIEAQNYLAGRQYLEEALPMLQATGNRPLESRIQNALGFVNAALGQLEKALSYHERSRHISHDIGDLLQESHACHNLCTVSRKLGRLEAAEQHGREALRLALHFDLAEPIAYAWLHLGYVFHDQGDFKSAAEAFIQSRDIWRTHERWGLMIEATAGLAISLWQQRETAAALSQVEEVLDFLADQPLQGVDEPTQIYLNCYRVLHGNGEGRADALLRQAYDRLQVVADKIDDSALRTAFWQNIPAHRALLQWYTQTINKGNVSL encoded by the coding sequence ATGACGCTGCGGATTTCGTTCTTCGGCGGTTATCGCGTCTCACAGGGCGCCGCGGGCGAGGGCTTCACGTCGCAGCGTAAGGTAATGGGTCTGCTGGCCTTCCTGGCCCTGGAAGCGGCCCAGGTTCACAGCCGCGAGTTCCTGATGGGGCTGTTCTGGCCGGAACTGCCCGAAGCCGACGCCCGCAATAACCTGCGCGTATCCCTGGCCCGGCTGCGCAAGTCGCTTGATGAAGGACTGGCGACGGAATCCCCGCTCATCGCTTCTCGCACTGACGTCGGCTTCCGCCTGAGTACGGCCGTCGCCATGGATGTGGCTAGCTTTGAATCGCTGCTGGCCCAGACCGAAGCTCATGCCCACGCCGGGCGGCCGGACTGTCCCACCTGCCGCGAGAAACTGGCTGCGGCCGCTGCCCTGTACCGCGGTCCCCTGCTGCAAGGCTTCTACCTCGACGATTGCCCGGCCTTTGAGGAATGGCTCTTTGTGCGCCGCGAAAGGCTTCTGCTGCAGGCAATGGAGGTGCTGGAGGATCTGGCCCAGGGGCTGGAAAAGAACGGCCGTTACCCGGAAGCCACTACTTATACCCGGCGTCAGCTCGAACAGGACGCGCTTTATGACAGCGCCCAGTCTCGCTTGCTGCGCCTCCTGGCCTATCAGGACCAGCACAATGTCGCCTTGCAGCAGTACCAGGTATTCCGGACAACCTTACGCAATGAGCTTGGCATCGAGCCGAGCGTCGAACTCATCCAACTGGCGCAGCAGATTCAGGACCGCAGCCTACCCGCGCCTGGGGCGGCCCGTGCGCCGGAAAGCGCCATCCATCGCCACAATCTGCCCGAGAACCTGACGCCATTTTTCGGGCGGGAGTCGGAACTGGCGGAATTAGCGCAACGCCTGGCTCAACCCGATTACCGGCTCATCACCCTGGTCGGACCGGGCGGCGCCGGTAAGACGCGGCTTTCCCTGGAGGCGGCGCGGGCCAACCTGCACCGTTTCCCCGATGGCACGTTTTTCATTTCGCTGGCGGGCGTCGAAAGGGTTGAGAACGTCCCGGCGGCCGTGGCCGACGTCCTCGGCCTCCTGGGAGCTACGTCGCAGGCGCCGGAGGAGCAACTCATTCAGTACCTGTTAGCCAGGAAGATGTTGTTGATAGTGGACAACCTGGAACATCTGATGGATGCCGTTGATGTCCTGCTGGCGATCCTCCGCCGCTGCCCCGGCATCGTCTTGCTGGTAACGTCGCGGCAGCGGCTTGACGTTCAGGCGGAGGATCTGTTCCGGCTGCGTGGGCTGCCGGTGCCCGTGCCCGTGCCAGAGCAGATTGAACAGGCCGGCAGCTTCGACGCTGTCCGCCTCTTCTGCGACCGGGCCCACCGGGTGGAGAAGTCGTTCAAGCTGACAGTGGACAACCGGGGCGATGTCAGCGCCATCTGCCGTCTCGTCGAAGGATTGCCGCTAGCGCTTGAACTGGCGGCCAGTTGGATCCGGGACCTTTCGCCGGCCGAGCTGGCGCAGGTGATCGCTGAGAATGTAGACCGCCTGCGCACAACGATGCGCGACGTGGCCCCACAGCATCGCAGCATCCGGGCCGTTTTTGATTACTCGTGGCGGCTGCTCACCGCTGAGGAGCAACTGCTCCTGGCCCGGCTGTCCGTCTTTCGTGGCGGCTTCACGCAAGAAGCGGCCAACCTGGTGGCGGCGGCAACGCCTACCGGCCTGACCGGCTTGCGCTATCGTTCGCTTATCCGGCAGTCGGGAAGCACCCGCTTTGACATGCACGAGCTCACGCGCCAGTTTGCCGCGGAGGAGTTACTGGAGATGGGCAAAAACGTTGCCACCCACGGCTTTCGCCAGCACGCCGACACCTTCACGAATCTTGTTGCAACCCAGGTGGAAGCGTTACACGGGCGCCACCCGCAGGAAGCCGTCAAGATCATCCAGCAAGACCTGGATAATGTGCGGCAGGCGTGGCTTTGGGCGGTTGGGGACGGCATTTGGCCAGCGATCCGGGCCAGCGTTATCGGGCTGTCCCGTTTTTACCAGGCTGTCGGCCTGCTGGCAGAGGGAGAGCAAATGATCGGGCAGGCGCTGGTGGCCGGGCGCGCGGAGGACGATGCCGCACTCGCCAGGGAACTGTCGCTGCAGATAGACTTGCTTCTGGAACAGACCAGGCTCTTCATTCAGCAGGGAAAACTGGGCGATGCACTCCTTCAGGCAGAGACGGCCGTGAACCTTGCCCAAGAGTTAGGCGATTCGGTTCGTCGTGGCCGTGGACTCATGCTGCTGGGAAATGCCCATGCCAAGAACGGTGCGTTGCGGAAGAGTGTGCAATATCTGGAGGCCAGCCTGACTGAAGCAAGACGTGGACAAGATCTGGCGTTGGAAGGCGAAACCCTTCGTTACCTCGGCACAACCATACAAAGTATGGAGGAGAGAGTGCAAGGGAATCTTTACATGCAACAAGCCTTAGCGATCAGCCGCGAGGTCGGCGACCGGATACAGGAGCAAGCTATCCTGCTCTATATGGGGGTCAACGAGATTGAGGCGCAGAATTACCTGGCCGGCCGCCAGTATCTTGAAGAAGCGCTGCCGATGCTCCAGGCTACGGGTAACCGACCTCTTGAATCACGGATCCAGAATGCCCTGGGCTTCGTCAACGCCGCTTTGGGCCAGTTGGAAAAAGCCCTGTCCTACCATGAGCGCTCGCGCCACATCTCCCACGACATTGGCGACCTTTTACAGGAGAGTCACGCCTGCCATAATCTGTGTACGGTCAGTCGCAAGTTGGGGCGGCTGGAAGCGGCCGAGCAGCACGGCCGGGAGGCCCTGCGGCTGGCCTTGCACTTCGACCTGGCCGAACCTATTGCTTATGCCTGGTTACACCTGGGCTATGTCTTCCACGACCAGGGAGATTTCAAATCTGCTGCAGAGGCGTTCATCCAATCGCGGGATATCTGGCGAACGCACGAGCGATGGGGATTGATGATTGAAGCGACGGCCGGTCTGGCCATTTCGCTCTGGCAGCAACGGGAGACGGCCGCTGCCCTGTCTCAGGTTGAGGAAGTGCTTGATTTCCTGGCAGACCAACCCCTGCAAGGGGTGGATGAGCCGACACAAATCTACCTGAACTGTTATCGTGTGCTACATGGGAATGGGGAGGGCCGTGCGGATGCACTGTTACGGCAGGCGTATGATCGGTTGCAGGTGGTCGCCGACAAGATAGACGATTCAGCCCTTCGTACTGCATTTTGGCAGAATATACCGGCCCACCGCGCGCTTCTTCAATGGTATACCCAAACTATTAACAAGGGCAATGTGTCGCTTTGA
- a CDS encoding DUF3368 domain-containing protein, translating to MMLLLDNTVLSNFALVGHIELLTIALGSQVATTPQVIDEFNEGIARGRVPETRLDWLEVINLEAKEETVFQELLMRVNAGEAACLAMAAQRNGRILTDDRDARKLAAQLKIPVSGTLGVLLRLVEIDTLTLLEANEILGQMVSKGYRSPVQKLEEL from the coding sequence ATGATGCTGCTGCTTGACAATACAGTTCTTTCGAACTTTGCGTTAGTGGGTCATATTGAATTGTTAACCATCGCACTGGGGAGCCAGGTCGCAACCACACCACAAGTAATTGACGAATTTAATGAAGGAATTGCCAGAGGTCGTGTACCAGAAACCAGGTTGGATTGGCTTGAAGTCATCAACTTGGAAGCTAAAGAAGAAACGGTGTTCCAGGAATTGTTGATGCGCGTGAATGCAGGCGAAGCTGCCTGTCTGGCTATGGCTGCCCAACGAAACGGCCGTATCCTCACTGATGATCGAGATGCCCGTAAACTGGCAGCCCAATTGAAAATCCCTGTCAGTGGTACGTTAGGCGTTTTATTGCGCCTGGTTGAAATTGATACGTTGACCTTATTGGAAGCGAATGAAATTCTAGGCCAGATGGTTAGCAAAGGGTATCGATCGCCCGTACAGAAACTGGAAGAACTATGA
- a CDS encoding amidase, with protein sequence MYDLESVKMPYLAGRPLKLFASFLAGSAGGAATKSLLDSAGITWLRRQRFDEPPTFTPLAGRNGQPPASAGIPPAELPASDPPAAPGFHFPTVMEYAAAYRAGRTTPSAVAERFLAAIAAADTADPPLRAFIAVQAEEVRRQAAEATERIRGQRPLSLWDGVPVAVKDELDMRPYPTTVGTRFLGRTPAAADATVVAKLRGAGALLLGKTNMHEIGIGVTGQNPHHGTPRNPYHPGHYTGGSSSGSAAAVAAGLCPVAIGADGGGSIRIPAAFCGVVGLKPTFGRVSEQGAFQLDWSVAHIGPLAASATDAALAYALLAGPDPHDPISQQQPTPTLLGWDNLDLRGLTLGVFWPWFRHATPDVVAACEALLDRFVGMGAAVREVAIPDLQAGRVAHTLTIASEMMQAMSATYADHEREHGLDVRVNLALARRFLATDYVLAQRVRTRLIHNFNQVLAEVDVIVTPATGLPAPPIPAAALPDGDSDLTTLAEIMRYASPANFTGHPAIAFPAGYSAAGLPIGMQAMGRHWQEATLLRLALAAERVVERHQPQVFFDLGG encoded by the coding sequence ATGTATGACCTCGAATCAGTCAAAATGCCCTACCTGGCAGGACGGCCGTTAAAGCTGTTCGCCTCATTCCTGGCCGGTTCAGCCGGTGGAGCGGCCACCAAAAGCCTGCTCGACAGCGCCGGGATCACCTGGCTGCGCCGCCAGCGGTTCGACGAACCGCCAACCTTCACCCCGCTGGCCGGACGTAACGGCCAACCCCCCGCCAGCGCAGGCATCCCCCCGGCCGAACTGCCCGCGTCAGACCCGCCCGCTGCCCCCGGCTTTCACTTCCCCACGGTCATGGAGTACGCGGCGGCCTACCGCGCCGGCCGCACCACCCCCAGCGCAGTCGCCGAACGCTTCCTGGCCGCCATCGCCGCGGCCGACACAGCGGACCCGCCTTTACGCGCTTTCATCGCCGTGCAGGCGGAAGAGGTGCGGCGGCAGGCGGCTGAAGCCACAGAGAGAATCCGGGGGCAACGGCCGTTAAGCCTGTGGGATGGCGTCCCCGTCGCCGTCAAAGATGAGCTGGACATGCGGCCCTATCCCACCACCGTCGGCACGCGCTTTTTGGGTCGCACCCCCGCCGCCGCCGACGCCACCGTTGTGGCGAAGCTGCGCGGCGCGGGCGCGTTGCTGCTCGGCAAGACCAACATGCACGAGATTGGCATCGGCGTCACCGGCCAGAATCCCCATCACGGCACCCCGCGCAATCCCTACCATCCCGGCCATTACACCGGCGGCAGTTCCAGCGGTTCGGCCGCGGCCGTGGCCGCCGGTCTCTGTCCGGTGGCGATTGGGGCCGATGGCGGCGGCTCCATCCGCATCCCGGCCGCGTTCTGTGGCGTGGTGGGGCTGAAGCCGACCTTTGGCCGCGTCAGCGAACAGGGGGCCTTCCAGTTGGATTGGAGCGTCGCCCACATCGGCCCGCTGGCGGCCAGCGCCACCGACGCGGCGCTGGCCTACGCCCTCCTGGCCGGGCCTGACCCGCATGATCCCATCAGCCAGCAGCAGCCAACCCCGACGCTCTTGGGCTGGGACAATCTGGATTTGCGCGGCCTGACCCTGGGCGTCTTCTGGCCCTGGTTCCGTCACGCCACGCCCGATGTGGTGGCCGCCTGCGAAGCGCTGCTCGACCGCTTCGTCGGCATGGGCGCGGCCGTGCGCGAGGTGGCGATTCCCGATTTGCAGGCCGGGCGAGTGGCCCACACCCTCACCATTGCCAGCGAAATGATGCAGGCAATGAGCGCCACCTATGCCGACCATGAGCGGGAACATGGGCTGGATGTGCGCGTCAATCTGGCGCTGGCCCGCCGCTTTCTCGCCACCGATTATGTGCTGGCGCAGCGCGTGCGCACGCGGCTTATCCACAATTTCAACCAGGTATTGGCCGAGGTGGATGTCATCGTGACGCCGGCGACCGGGCTGCCCGCGCCGCCCATTCCGGCCGCCGCTCTGCCGGATGGCGACTCGGACCTGACGACGTTGGCGGAAATCATGCGGTATGCCTCGCCCGCCAACTTCACCGGACATCCGGCCATTGCTTTCCCGGCCGGGTACAGCGCCGCCGGTTTACCCATCGGGATGCAGGCGATGGGCCGCCACTGGCAGGAGGCTACGCTGCTGCGGCTGGCCCTGGCGGCTGAACGGGTGGTGGAACGCCATCAGCCGCAGGTTTTCTTTGATTTGGGCGGCTAA
- a CDS encoding PxKF domain-containing protein produces MKQLIQKTTRFSLSLTLLIVMLVGILAASGNVPAYAATPGTVVAWGGNTHGQTNVPAGLSDVTAIVGTHLHNLALKSDGTVVGWGDNTYGKATIPDGLTGVVAIAAGTDHSLALKSDGTVVAWGWNYYGQSTVPDGLTGVTAIAAAAHHSMALKSDGTVVAWGWNFGQNDVPAGLTGVTAIADGSLHSLALKGDGTVVAWGYNGNFQTNVPAGLTGVIAISVGHNSNLALKSDGTVVGWGANSEGQVNVPAGLTGVTAIAAGRYHSLALKSDGTVVAWGWNYYGQAALPDGLTGVTAIAAGVYHSLAIVQTAPEPCPVGQYDNGSGCVDADPGYYVPNAGATAQIACPPGYYQPNSGAVSCFAAPAGTYVNVSGAVAAIPCAPGSYQPHTGSLLCLTAEPGNYVAAAGLIAQTACQPGSYQPNANATSCILAEPGYYVDISGAVEQIPCPIGYTSEGGATACTLAVDTTAPTISLTTPANGATYLLNQSVIADYACQDEEGGSGLSSCAGTVPDGSAVNTSSVGVKAFTVNAADNAGNSNSTAVSYNVVYNFTGFFSPVDMGSTLNVAKAGQTIPLKWRVTDANGAPVTNLSGVTVSVSSLACDLGITEDGIDEYGSGSSGLQNLGDGNYQFNWKTPKTYANSCKTLKLNLGEGAGFEHTALFKFTK; encoded by the coding sequence ATGAAACAATTGATTCAAAAGACCACCCGCTTCAGCCTAAGCCTGACCCTGCTGATTGTAATGCTGGTCGGAATCCTGGCCGCAAGTGGAAACGTCCCTGCCTATGCAGCTACACCCGGCACGGTGGTTGCCTGGGGTGGGAACACCCATGGCCAGACCAATGTTCCCGCCGGGTTGTCGGACGTTACCGCCATCGTCGGCACTCACCTTCACAACCTGGCCCTGAAGAGCGACGGCACGGTGGTGGGCTGGGGTGATAACACCTATGGGAAGGCTACCATCCCTGATGGACTGACAGGCGTAGTTGCCATCGCCGCTGGGACTGACCACAGTCTGGCGCTGAAGAGCGACGGGACAGTGGTCGCCTGGGGTTGGAACTATTATGGGCAGAGCACTGTCCCTGACGGATTGACGGGTGTGACTGCTATCGCCGCCGCTGCCCACCACAGCATGGCACTGAAGAGCGACGGTACGGTGGTCGCTTGGGGTTGGAACTTTGGACAGAACGATGTTCCCGCCGGGCTGACGGGCGTGACTGCCATCGCAGACGGTAGCTTACACAGCCTGGCGCTGAAGGGCGACGGCACGGTGGTCGCCTGGGGGTATAACGGCAATTTCCAGACCAATGTTCCCGCCGGGTTGACGGGTGTGATCGCCATTTCCGTCGGTCATAACAGCAACTTGGCGCTGAAGAGCGACGGCACGGTGGTGGGCTGGGGGGCTAACAGCGAGGGCCAGGTTAATGTTCCCGCCGGGCTGACGGGCGTGACCGCCATCGCCGCTGGTAGGTACCACAGCCTAGCGCTGAAGAGCGACGGCACGGTGGTCGCTTGGGGTTGGAACTATTATGGGCAGGCGGCCCTACCTGACGGGCTGACGGGCGTGACTGCCATCGCCGCTGGGGTGTACCACAGCCTGGCTATCGTACAAACTGCCCCGGAACCATGCCCGGTCGGGCAATATGATAACGGCAGCGGCTGTGTGGATGCCGATCCCGGTTATTATGTGCCCAACGCTGGCGCAACGGCACAGATTGCCTGTCCCCCTGGTTATTATCAGCCAAACAGCGGCGCCGTCAGTTGTTTCGCTGCTCCTGCCGGAACGTATGTGAATGTCAGCGGGGCCGTAGCGGCTATACCGTGCGCGCCTGGCAGTTACCAGCCCCATACCGGTTCACTCCTCTGCCTGACGGCCGAACCGGGTAACTACGTAGCGGCGGCCGGTTTGATAGCACAGACCGCCTGCCAGCCTGGCTCCTACCAGCCCAACGCCAACGCCACATCGTGCATCTTGGCTGAACCGGGCTACTATGTAGATATAAGCGGCGCTGTAGAGCAGATTCCGTGCCCAATTGGCTATACATCCGAAGGGGGAGCAACAGCATGTACTCTGGCAGTAGATACCACAGCGCCAACGATTAGCCTCACAACGCCGGCCAACGGTGCAACCTATTTGCTTAATCAATCCGTCATCGCCGACTATGCCTGTCAGGATGAAGAGGGTGGTTCCGGCTTGAGTTCCTGTGCTGGGACCGTGCCAGATGGCAGCGCCGTTAACACGTCCTCTGTTGGCGTGAAGGCCTTCACCGTGAACGCGGCCGACAATGCTGGCAATTCAAACAGTACGGCCGTTTCGTACAACGTTGTCTACAACTTCACGGGTTTCTTCTCGCCAGTGGATATGGGGTCAACACTTAACGTAGCCAAAGCAGGGCAGACCATTCCGCTTAAGTGGCGCGTTACGGACGCCAATGGTGCCCCGGTGACGAACCTGTCAGGTGTGACGGTCTCGGTATCATCCCTGGCCTGCGACCTGGGAATAACTGAAGACGGCATTGATGAGTACGGCTCTGGCTCGTCTGGCTTGCAGAACCTGGGCGATGGCAATTACCAGTTCAACTGGAAAACACCAAAAACTTATGCCAACTCGTGCAAGACGCTTAAGCTCAATCTAGGCGAAGGCGCGGGCTTCGAGCACACAGCATTGTTCAAATTTACCAAGTAA
- a CDS encoding helix-turn-helix domain-containing protein → MEKIYHVDLTPKQRKHLEKIVCVGSNKAKVITRAHILLKSDEGKTDKEIAALLYIGEETVRRTRQRFWHDGMEMALNGNPYPPSEPKLTDEQEAYLVALACSDPPEGYAQWTIELLTEKMIAEGIVMSISREKVRLTLKTTTSSPG, encoded by the coding sequence ATGGAAAAAATCTATCATGTTGACCTTACACCTAAACAAAGAAAGCATTTGGAGAAAATAGTGTGCGTGGGCAGCAATAAAGCAAAAGTGATTACCCGCGCTCACATTCTCTTAAAAAGCGACGAAGGTAAAACGGACAAAGAAATTGCCGCGCTGTTATATATTGGTGAAGAAACTGTACGCCGAACACGGCAGCGTTTTTGGCATGACGGTATGGAAATGGCGTTGAATGGCAATCCATACCCGCCGTCCGAACCAAAATTAACGGATGAACAAGAAGCATATTTGGTGGCGTTAGCCTGCAGCGACCCACCGGAAGGATACGCCCAGTGGACAATTGAGTTGCTGACCGAAAAGATGATCGCTGAGGGCATTGTGATGTCCATTAGTCGAGAAAAGGTACGGCTAACCTTAAAAACAACAACCTCAAGCCCTGGCTGA